A genomic window from Pyricularia oryzae 70-15 chromosome 7, whole genome shotgun sequence includes:
- a CDS encoding dolichyl-di-phosphooligosaccharide-protein glycotransferase — protein MFKPILSLLFLLLAATVSAVSSSGNRLLAVLEDVAEKEKYSKFMGDLQSRGFSITYSTPKSDSLKLSHLGERVFDHVIIFPTKSKGLGPNLTPALLLQFVKDEGNVMLALSAETAVPISIVSLLHELDIQLPADRTGLVVDHFHYDKISAAEKHDVILVKPRPVRDFHKDIFGSEKQTSQLLAVPRAIGQTLGQSPLLNPVLRAPLTAYSYDPKEQSEVVDDLFAAGEQLSLVSAVQPRNSARVTVVGSAEMLQDQWFDAEVKPSSSNKKVSTYNREFAKKLSGWTFQEYGVLRVNSVEHHLNEAGASNVSNPAIYRVKNDVTYTISLSEYKPETQSWGPFTVPDGDEIQLEFSMLSPFHRLGLKPTTSTESDATKYSVSFTLPDQHGIFNFRVNYKRPFLTYIDSKDQVSVRHMAHDEWPRSFVISGAWPWITGIGATITGFLAFCLVFMFSAPTGKATVTKKTQ, from the exons ATGTTTAAGCCAATCCTCTCACTGCTCTtcctgctgctggccgccaCTGTGAGCGCCGTGAGCTCCAGCGGCAACAGGCTACTTGCGGTATTGGAAGATGTCGCAGAAAAGGAAAAGTACTCCAAGTTCATGGGAGATCTGCAGA GCAGAGGCTTCAGCATAACATACAGCACACCCAAAAGTGATTCTCTCAAGCTTTCCCACTTGGGAGAGCGGGTTTTTGACCATGTCATTATATTCCCGACCAAGTCAAAGG GTCTTGGCCCCAACTTGACTCCCGCTCTTCTCCTCCAGTTCGTCAAGGATGAGGGCAACGTTATGTTGGCTCTTTCTGCCGAAACCGCCGTGCCCATCTCGATCGTTTCGCTTCTCCACGAGCTCGATATCCAGCTCCCTGCCGATCGCACCGGTCTTGTGGTCGACCATTTCCACTATGACAAGATCTCTGCCGCTGAGAAGCACGATGTCATCCTTGTCAAACCCAGGCCGGTTCGTGACTTCCACAAGGACATCTTTGGCAGCGAGAAGCAGACCAGCCAGCTGCTTGCGGTTCCGCGAGCCATTGGCCAGACCCTTGGCCAGAGCCCCCTCCTGAACCCTGTCCTTCGCGCCCCTCTCACCGCCTACAGCTACGATCCTAAGGAGCAATCGGAGGTCGTTGATGACCTTTTTGCTGCCGGCGAGCAGTTGAGCCTCGTCAGCGCTGTGCAGCCGCGTAACTCGGCTCGCGTTACAGTCGTTGGCTCTGCCGAGATGCTGCAGGACCAGTGGTTTGATGCCGAAGTCAAGCCGTCCAGCTCAAACAAAAAGGTCTCGACCTACAACCGCGAGTTTGCCAAGAAGTTGAGCGGCTGGACCTTCCAGGAGTACGGTGTCCTGCGCGTCAACTCTGTGGAGCACCACCTGAACGAAGCGGGCGCAAGCAACGTTTCGAACCCGGCTATCTACCGGGTCAAGAACGATGTG ACCTACACCATCTCTCTGTCAGAGTACAAGCCCGAAACTCAGTCCTGGGGACCATTTACCGTTCCGGATGGCGATGAGATTCAGCTGGAGTTTTCCATGCTGTCGCCCTTCCACCGCTTGGGCctcaaacctacgacctccACCGAAAGTGATGCTACCAAGTACAGCGTGTCTTTTACGCTGCCCGACCAGCACGGCATCTTCAACTTCCGTGTCAACTACAAGAGGCCATTCCTCACCTACATCGACAGCAAGGACCAGGTCTCGGTCCGCCACATGGCCCACGACGAGTGGCCACGCTCGTTTGTCATCTCAGGCGCATGGCCCTGGATCACTGGTATCGGCGCCACCATCACTGGATTTTTGGCCTTTTGCCTGGTTTTCATGTTCAGCGCACCCACTGGAAAAGCCACCGTTACCAAAAAGACTCAATAA
- a CDS encoding pre-mRNA-splicing factor ISY1, giving the protein MARNSEKAQSMLFRFREAQAADLGIIDAGRTRRPRAITEQDSIPACEKWRGQVLKDISRKVSRIQESSLSDYQIRDLNDEINKLMREKHMWEVQIRNLGGPNYTRAGGAKVYDEAGKEIGGAGRGYRYFGRAKELPGVKELFEAARAKKGDEKPLEARDDLRKQVDAAYYGYSPDEEDDELLAYEAAKEKEAFENLADNRKGEQLPPGWEPLPGDNGDGKGWELPTVEEVQQELINRRKQRLLNQL; this is encoded by the exons ATG GCGCGCAACTCAGAAAAGGCGCAGTCGATGCTCTTCCGCTTCCGCGAGGCGCAGGCGGCGGACCTGGGCATCATCGACGCGGGGCGCACGCGGCGGCCGCGCGCCATCACGGAGCAGGACTCGATCCCGGCGTGCGAAAAGTGGCGCGGGCAGGTGCTCAAGGACATATCGCGCAAGGTGTCGCGCATCCAGGAGTCGTCGCTGTCCGACTACCAGATCCGCGACCTCAACGACGAGATCAACAAGCTCATGCGCGAGAAGCACATGTGGGAGGTGCAGATTCGGAACCTCGGCGGGCCCAACTACACGCGCGCCGGCGGCGCCAAGGTCTACGACGAGGCGGGCAAGGAGATTGGCGGCGCCGGCAGGGGCTACAGGTACTTTGGGCGGGCCAAGGAGCTGCCGGGCGTCAAGGAGCTGTTCGAGGCCGCCAGGGCCAAGAAGGGCGACGAGAAGCCCCTCGAGGCCAGGGACGACTTGAGGAAACAGGTCGATGCCGCGTACTACGGCTACAGCccggacgaggaggacgatgagCTGCTGGCGTATgaggccgccaaggagaaggaggcctTTGAGAACCTCGCCGACAACAGGAAGGGAGAGCAGCTTCCTCCCGGTTGGGAGCCTCTGCCGGGCGATAATGGAGACGGGAAGGGTTGGGAATTGCCAACGGTTGAGGAGGTGCAGCAGGAGCTAATAAATCGGAGGAAACAGAGGCTGCTTAATCAGTTATAG